Proteins from one Panicum virgatum strain AP13 chromosome 7K, P.virgatum_v5, whole genome shotgun sequence genomic window:
- the LOC120643112 gene encoding uncharacterized protein LOC120643112, with the protein MNSSSAPHRRSPTSGPSPSNLGIEIDSPQLTNARALLVLTRSRCFRARFRAMPPPACCCSPQATRTRLYAAPLSASTPSDPVEPPMAALSSTTHRSAAARRHRRRQGAAPAASPPPATPALTEHTYIYVKDLVQQFKQVQGANCTNQDSVTELSEVEPVEPAKSVESEPGVQFAAEPEVNRGKQLSMNPCSYLI; encoded by the exons ATGAACAGTAGCTCCGCCCCTCACCGTCGAAGTCCTACCTCCGGTCCTTCTCCATCCAACCTAGGTATAGAAATAGACTCCCCTCAACTCACTAATGCTCGTGCTCTCCTCGTTCTTACACGTTCCCGTTGTTTCCGCGCTCGTTTCcgagccatgccgccgccggcatgctgctgctcgccgcaaGCCACGCGCACACGCCTCTATGCCGCGCCGCTTAGCGCCTCCACTCCGTCCGACCCTGTTGAACCTCCCATGGCCGCCCTGTCGTCGACCACTCACCGGAGCGCGGccgcacgccgccaccgccgccgccaaggtgctgctcccgccgccagCCCTCCCCCGGCCACCCCAGCTCTAACCGAGCACACCTACA TTTACGTGAAGGACCTCGTGCAGCAATTCAAGCAAGTCCAGGGGGCTAACTGCACAAACCAAGACTCAG tgaccgaactgtcggaggtcgaacccgtggagcccgccaAGTCCGTTGAGTctgaacccggagtccagtTCGCGGCCGAGCCTGAAGTTAAccgaggcaagcagctaagcatgaatcCTTGCTCCTATCTAATCTGA